From a single Lolium rigidum isolate FL_2022 chromosome 7, APGP_CSIRO_Lrig_0.1, whole genome shotgun sequence genomic region:
- the LOC124669925 gene encoding uncharacterized protein LOC124669925, producing the protein MAESARKRPPASPPASAGMATKLSIVLLVTLSALFYQQFQPPPPIICGSLNGPPVTAPRTKLKDGRHLAYLESGVQRMKAKYKVIFVHGFYSCRYDALPISPEVAQELGIYLLSFDRPGYAESDPDPAPSEKSIALDIEELADNLKLGPKFHLIGFSMGGEIMWSCLKYIPHRLSGVAILGPVGNYWWSGLPSNVWRDAWYQQPPQDQWAVWVAHHLPWLTYWWNTQKLFPPSSVIARSPLLLSEEDAMVRKKLGLRTYTPTIRQQGDYNSLHRDMMVGFGKWDWSPLDLEDPFAGGKGKVHLWHGAEDRIVPVGLSRYISQRLPWIIYHELPKSGHLFPLDSEKADAIVKSLLLGDQ; encoded by the exons ATGGCCGAGTCGGCCAGAAAGCGGCCTCCGGCATCACCGCCGGCCTCCGCTG GTATGGCGACGAAGCTCTCCATAGTTCTGCTTGTGACCCTGTCGGCTCTGTTCTACCAGCAGTTTCAGCCTCCACCTCCGATAATCTGTGGCTCGCTGAATGGCCCCCCGGTTACAGCACCACGAACAAAGCTCAAAGACGGTAGGCATCTGGCATACCTAGAATCCGGCGTCCAAAGGATGAAGGCCAAGTACAAGGTCATCTTTGTTCATGGGTTCTACTCCTGCCGATACGACGCGCTTCCGATTTCCCCG GAGGTGGCACAAGAGCTGGGCATCTACCTCCTGTCCTTTGACCGGCCTGGATACGCTGAGAGTGACCCAGACCCTGCTCCGAGTGAGAAGAGCATTGCCCTCGACATTGAGGAGCTTGCCGACAACCTGAAGCTTGGTCCTAAGTTTCACCTCATTGGCTTCTCCATGGGCGGCGAGATTATGTGGAGCTGCCTCAAGTACATCCCACACAG GCTCTCCGGTGTGGCCATCCTCGGGCCGGTGGGCAACTACTGGTGGTCCGGCTTGCCGTCGAACGTGTGGCGGGACGCCTGGTACCAGCAGCCACCGCAGGACCAGTGGGCGGTCTGGGTCGCCCATCATCTGCCATGGCTGACCTACTGGTGGAACACCCAGAAGCTCTTCCCTCCCTCCAGCGTCATCGCCCGCAGCCCTTTACTATTGTCTGAAGAAGACGCGATGGtcaggaagaagcttggcctgcgAACCTACACC CCGACGATAAGGCAGCAAGGGGATTACAATAGCCTGCACCGTGACATGATGGTCGGGTTCGGGAAGTGGGACTGGAGCCCGCTCGACCTGGAGGACCCCTTCGCCGGCGGCAAAGGGAAGGTGCACCTGTGGCACGGTGCCGAGGATCGTATTGTGCCAGTCGGTTTGTCGAGGTACATCAGCCAGAGGCTCCCGTGGATCATCTACCACGAGCTTCCCAAGTCCGGCCACCTCTTCCCTCTCGACAGCGAGAAGGCGGACGCCATCGTCAAGTCTCTGCTACTCGGAGATCAGTGA